The genomic region TCCTCGATGGTCATGGTGGCGCCCGGTGACTGCTCACCATCCCTGAGGGTGGTGTCGAAGATGACTACCTTCTCGCTGTCTGTACCCACTTCCTCCTCCGGTACTGCCAGAGTTCGTCAGGTCACTGCTGCCGATGTGGCTTCGAGTAAGATCAGCAAGGCCGTCGTCCAGCGACATCACCCCCTTTCCCCAGCGCCCAGATGACCATCGAGCTACTTGCGCTTCTTCAGCCAGGGCATCATAGCTCGGAGCTCCGCCCCGACCCTTTCGATGGGGTGCTCGCGCTCCCGCCGCCGCATGGCGTTGAAGCTCGGCCGCCCGGCCATGTTCTCCAGTATCCACTCGCGGGCGAACGTGCCATCCCGAATCTCGGCCAGCATGGCCCGCATCTCTTCCCTCGTCTCCTCGGTGATGACGCGAGGCCCGGCGACATAGTCTCCGTACTCGGCCGTGTCGCTCACCGAGTAGCGCATGTAGCTCAATCCACCCTGGTACATCAGGTCCACAATCAGCTTTAGCTCGTGCAGGCACTCGAAGTAGGCGATCTCTGGCTGATAGCCCGCCTCGAGCAGGGTCTCAAACCCGGCCTTGATCAGCGCCGTCACCCCACCGCACAGCACCGCCTGCTCCCCAAAGAGGTCCGTCTCCGTCTCCTCAGCGAAGGTGGTCTCTATGACACCGGCCCGAGTACATCCCAGTCCCTTGGCGTAAGCAAGGGCGTGGGCGCGGGCGCGCCCGCTGTAGTCCTGGTGTACGGCCAGAAGCGCGGGCACCCCGCCGCCCTCGGTATAGACCTGCCGCATCATGTGGCCGGGGCTCTTCGGTGCCACCATGCTCACATCCACATTCGGAGGCGGGCTGATCTGGCTATAATGGATGTTGAAACCGTGGGCGAACATGAGCGTCTTGCCTTCGCTCAGGTTCGGCTCGATGTCCCGCTCGTAGACACTGCGCTGCACCTGGTCCGGAACCAGCATCATGATGGCGTCGGCCTCGGCCGCTGCAGCGGCCGTCTCCAGCACCCGCAGCCCTGCCTGCTCGGCGTCGGCCCGGGACCGACTGCCAGCATACAGACCCACCCTCACGTCGAGCCCGCTGTCGCGCAGGTTGAGCGCATGAGCGTGCCCCTGGCTGCCGTAGCCAATCACGGCGATCTTGCGGTCCTTGAGCAGCCCCAGGTCCGCGTCAGCGTCGTAGAACATAGTGGCCATGAAGTCCCTCCTTGAACGGACGCAAGGTTATCTGATACTGCTATCCTCGCGCCAGGGCCAGGATGCCCGTGCGCGTTAGCTCCTGAACACCGTACGGTCTCAGCAGCTCCAGCAGCGAGTCCACCTTGTCCTCGGTTCCGGTGATCTCGATGATCAAAGACTCGGGCGAGACGTCTACTATGTTCGAGCGGAAGATGTTGGCCAGTCCGATGACCTCGGAGCGGTTCGCAGGAGTGGCGTGGACCTTCACCAGAGCCAGCTCTCGGCTCACGTTGGCCCCATCCAGGTCGAACACCTTGGTGACGTTCACCAGCTTGTGCAGCTGCTTGGCCACTTGCTCCAGGGTGCGGTCGTCGCCAGTGACCACCACCGTCATGCGCGATATGCCCGGGGTCTCGCTATGTCCGACCGCTAGGCTGTCAATGTTGAACCCCCGGCGGCGAAAGAGATTCGCCACCCGGTTGAGGACCCCCGGCTTGTCTTCCATCAGAGCTACTATGGTGTGACGCATTACGCCCTCTCCTCCACCAGACAGCGCTCCGTAGGTAACGGCCTGCGGATCATCTCGCGAATGGTCTGGCCGGCTGGCACCATCGGGTACACGTTCTCTTCCCCTTTGACTCGGAACTCGAGCAGGAAGGGTCCGGGCGTGCTGGCAGCTGTGTCTATCGCAGCATCCACCTCATCCCTTCGGTCAACTCGCAGGCCCGGCATGCCATACGCCTCGGCTATCTTGCTGAAGTCCGGGCTAGTGATAGCAGTGGCGCTGTAGCGCCGGCGGAAGAAGATCTCCTGCCACTGGCGCACCATGCCCAGGTATCCATTGTTGAGGACGACGATCTTTATCGGCAGGCGCTCCTGAACGATGGTGCCCAACTGGTTGATCGTCATCTGAGCCCCACCGTCTCCCGCCACTACCCAGACCGGCACACCGGGGTTGCCGACCTGAGCCCCGATCGCGGCCGGAATAGCGTACCCCATGGTGCCCAAGCCGCCCGAGGTGCACAGCCCGCGAGGCCGGTTGTGCTGGTAGTACTGGGCCTCCCACATCTGATTCTGGCCCACATCCGAGACCATAAGCGCCTGGCCTCCGGTGACTCTGGATATGCGGTCAATCACATATGGGGGTAGGATCTCGTCGCTCTCTCGATTCAGGATGTCGCGCTCTGCCTCTTCCCGCTTCCACTCGCGGATCAGCTCCCACCAGGGCTCAAACTCACAAGGCTGAACCAGGGGAACCAACTGCTGCAAGGCGTACTTTGCGTCGCCAACGATGGGCACCGTGGGCGCCACATTCTTGCCCACCTCAGCCGGGTCCACGTCAATGTGAATGATCTTGGCATTCGGAGCCCAGGCAGAGGGCCTGCCCGTAACCCGATCACTGAACCGCATGCCCACGGCCAGGATCAAATCGGCCTTGTCAGCCGCCATGTATGCCGAAGCAGCGCCGTGCATCCCGATGAAGCCCAGACTCTGAGGGTCCGACTCGGGGAAGCTGCCCAGCCCCAAGAGGGTCATGGCCACTGGAGCCCGGTACTTGCGCGCTAGCTGCGCCAGTTCCTCCCAGGCACCTGCACGATTGACGCCGCCTCCCGCGATAATCAGCGGCCGCGCCGCCGCATTCATCAGCTCGGAAGCCGTCTTCAGTTGGCGGGCGTTCGGCCTCACGGTGGGACGATAGCCCGGCAGGTCAACTCTGTCCGGGTACTCGTAGACGGTCTTGCCCAGGGCCACGTCGCGAGGCAGATCAATGAGCACCGGCCCCGGCCTTCCCGTGCGGGCGATGTGAAACGCCTCCTTGATCACCGTGGCCAACTCCTCGACCCGGCCGACCAGGTAGTTGTGCTTGGTGATGGGCAGCGTGATGCCGGTGATGTCAGTCTCTTGGAAGGCATCCTTGCCCAGCACTGACGTAGCCACCTGGCCCGTGATGGCGACTATGGGGACCGAATCCATGTACGCAGTGGCGATCCCTGTCACTAGGTTGGTCGCGCCCGGCCCCGATGTGGCCATGCAGACGCCCACCTTGCCCGTGCTCCGAGCGTAGCCGTCCGCCGCATGGGCGGCCCCCTGCTCATGCCGCACCAGGATGTGGCGGATCGGGTAGTCCATCATGGTGTCGTATACGTCAATGATCTGGCCGCCAGGGTATCCGAAGACAACCTCCACCCCTTCTCTTAGCAGCGATTCCCAGACTATCTGTGCACCGGTCAGTTCCATGGTTGCCTCCTCTGGCCCGTCAGTCCTCAGCCAGAACGGCGCCGGTGTTGGCCGACGTGACGAGCTTCGCGTAACGCCTCAAGTAGCCCCGTTTCACCCGCGGCTCCCACACCGGAAGCTCCGCGAGCCGCCTCCGTATCTCCTCGTCCGCTAGCTCTACCTCGATCAGCCCAGCCTCGATGTCCATGGATACTATGTCGCCGTCCCGTAGAGCAGCGATCGGGCCCCGTTCGGCCGCTTCGGGAGAAACGTGCCCCACGGCAGCCCCCCGAGTGGCACCCGAGAACCGCCCGTCCGTCAGAAGTGCGACCTGCCCGTCTAGTCCCATCCCTGACAGGATCGAAGTGGGAGTCAGCATCTCCCGCATTCCCGGCCCTCCCTTGGGGCCCTCGTACCGGATCACCAGCACTTCTCCTTTCTCGAACCGACGCGCCAGGAAGGCCCTGGTGGCCTCCTCCTCGCTATCGAACACTCGCACCGGACCACGCAGTCTCATGCGGTCGGCGGCTACGGCGGCCTTCTTGATCACTGCTCCCATCGGGGCCAGGTTGCCGAAAAGCACCGCCAACCCTCCGGTACGGCTGTATGGATCTGCCAGAGGGCGAATCACGGCCGGGTCCTGCACGGCAGCCGCCTGCACCACGGACTCAATCCCACCCGGCGCCACCACCTTGGCGGACAAGTTCAGCAGCCCGGCGTCTGCCAATCTCCTTTGCACCGCCGGAATCCCGCCTGCCAGGTGTAGCTCCTCCAGTCGGTGCCCGCCCACCGCCGGGCTCATCTTGGCCAGGTGCGGGGTACGGGCGCTGACCTCATTGACCTGCTCCAGCGAGAGAGGTACCCGGGCCTCCCGGGCTATGGCCAGCAAGTGCAGCACGGTGTTGGTCGAGCCGCCCAGCGCCATGTCCACGCTCAGGGCATTGGCGAAGGCCGCCGGACTAAGGATGTCCAGAGCCCTCACCCCCTCCCGGATGAGGTCCATCACCCGCATTCCCGTCCGCCGGGCTAGACCCAGGCGGTCGCCCGACACGGCCGGAACGGTACCATTGCCAGGCAGCGCCATCCCCAGGGCCTCCGTGAGGCAGTTCATGGTGTTGGCGGTGAACATCCCCGCGCATGACCCGCAACCTGGGCAGGCGGCCCGTTCCAGCCGATCGAGTTCGTCCTCCGTCATAGCGCCACTCGCGACGGCGCCCACGGCCATGAACACATCATTGAGGTCCACCAGCCGGCCTTCGTGTCGGCCAGCTAGCATGGGC from Anaerolineae bacterium harbors:
- the ilvC gene encoding ketol-acid reductoisomerase, with protein sequence MATMFYDADADLGLLKDRKIAVIGYGSQGHAHALNLRDSGLDVRVGLYAGSRSRADAEQAGLRVLETAAAAAEADAIMMLVPDQVQRSVYERDIEPNLSEGKTLMFAHGFNIHYSQISPPPNVDVSMVAPKSPGHMMRQVYTEGGGVPALLAVHQDYSGRARAHALAYAKGLGCTRAGVIETTFAEETETDLFGEQAVLCGGVTALIKAGFETLLEAGYQPEIAYFECLHELKLIVDLMYQGGLSYMRYSVSDTAEYGDYVAGPRVITEETREEMRAMLAEIRDGTFAREWILENMAGRPSFNAMRRREREHPIERVGAELRAMMPWLKKRK
- the ilvN gene encoding acetolactate synthase small subunit, which encodes MRHTIVALMEDKPGVLNRVANLFRRRGFNIDSLAVGHSETPGISRMTVVVTGDDRTLEQVAKQLHKLVNVTKVFDLDGANVSRELALVKVHATPANRSEVIGLANIFRSNIVDVSPESLIIEITGTEDKVDSLLELLRPYGVQELTRTGILALARG
- the ilvD gene encoding dihydroxy-acid dehydratase, which produces MGTSRSDAVTKGIERAPHRSLLRALGVTDEEMARPLVGVVNSYSEVIPGHQHLDRVAEAVKAGVRMAGGTPFEVNVPAICDGIAMNHAGMCYSLASRELVVDSVESLAEAHAFDGLVLVASCDKIVPGMLMAAARLNVPCIIVSGGPMLAGRHEGRLVDLNDVFMAVGAVASGAMTEDELDRLERAACPGCGSCAGMFTANTMNCLTEALGMALPGNGTVPAVSGDRLGLARRTGMRVMDLIREGVRALDILSPAAFANALSVDMALGGSTNTVLHLLAIAREARVPLSLEQVNEVSARTPHLAKMSPAVGGHRLEELHLAGGIPAVQRRLADAGLLNLSAKVVAPGGIESVVQAAAVQDPAVIRPLADPYSRTGGLAVLFGNLAPMGAVIKKAAVAADRMRLRGPVRVFDSEEEATRAFLARRFEKGEVLVIRYEGPKGGPGMREMLTPTSILSGMGLDGQVALLTDGRFSGATRGAAVGHVSPEAAERGPIAALRDGDIVSMDIEAGLIEVELADEEIRRRLAELPVWEPRVKRGYLRRYAKLVTSANTGAVLAED
- the ilvB gene encoding biosynthetic-type acetolactate synthase large subunit, which encodes MELTGAQIVWESLLREGVEVVFGYPGGQIIDVYDTMMDYPIRHILVRHEQGAAHAADGYARSTGKVGVCMATSGPGATNLVTGIATAYMDSVPIVAITGQVATSVLGKDAFQETDITGITLPITKHNYLVGRVEELATVIKEAFHIARTGRPGPVLIDLPRDVALGKTVYEYPDRVDLPGYRPTVRPNARQLKTASELMNAAARPLIIAGGGVNRAGAWEELAQLARKYRAPVAMTLLGLGSFPESDPQSLGFIGMHGAASAYMAADKADLILAVGMRFSDRVTGRPSAWAPNAKIIHIDVDPAEVGKNVAPTVPIVGDAKYALQQLVPLVQPCEFEPWWELIREWKREEAERDILNRESDEILPPYVIDRISRVTGGQALMVSDVGQNQMWEAQYYQHNRPRGLCTSGGLGTMGYAIPAAIGAQVGNPGVPVWVVAGDGGAQMTINQLGTIVQERLPIKIVVLNNGYLGMVRQWQEIFFRRRYSATAITSPDFSKIAEAYGMPGLRVDRRDEVDAAIDTAASTPGPFLLEFRVKGEENVYPMVPAGQTIREMIRRPLPTERCLVEERA